A region from the Desulfomarina profundi genome encodes:
- a CDS encoding DUF2062 domain-containing protein produces the protein MRMRPVLRWVLRLRSTPKAIAGGLGLGTFIAFTPTMGIQLILAVLGATFFNLNRPAAVIPVWITNPITVAPIYTFNYWLGRHIWEGPPLTEVSRQFLEIGRTMARLSFWDIKDQIIAVLSMGRDVLIPLVIGSLAIGLITGILVYLFSYRLLCIFLFRRGKKRLLNNN, from the coding sequence ATGCGCATGCGACCTGTCCTCCGCTGGGTTCTCAGGTTACGCTCCACTCCAAAAGCTATAGCCGGAGGACTCGGACTCGGTACGTTTATTGCTTTTACCCCAACCATGGGAATTCAACTTATTCTTGCTGTACTTGGAGCGACTTTTTTCAACCTGAACCGACCGGCAGCCGTTATTCCCGTATGGATCACAAACCCTATTACCGTGGCTCCCATCTACACGTTTAACTACTGGTTGGGCCGCCACATCTGGGAAGGTCCTCCCCTTACGGAAGTGAGCAGGCAATTCCTGGAAATCGGTCGAACAATGGCCCGCCTCAGCTTCTGGGATATAAAAGACCAGATTATCGCTGTTCTGAGTATGGGCCGGGATGTTCTTATACCTCTTGTTATCGGAAGCCTTGCAATTGGCCTGATTACCGGTATACTTGTTTATCTGTTCTCTTACAGGCTTCTCTGCATTTTTCTCTTTCGCAGAGGCAAAAAACGGTTGCTCAACAACAACTGA
- a CDS encoding lipid-A-disaccharide synthase N-terminal domain-containing protein: MNQYFIFSIGFLSQLLFSARLLVQWISSEKAGRILSPLLFWQLSILASFLMMVYGILRNDLAIITGQAITYGVYIRNLHYHGFWKNIPTPVRFFAICFPILAIVWLLSGDSYNFQTILSNNDISRPLMMWGVASQFVFTFRFVFQWIYTERKKESLLPVGFWVISFTGSIMVLSYAIIRRDPVLFIGQIFGFVVYSRNIILWAKGKKQAIHRNEK, translated from the coding sequence ATGAATCAGTATTTCATTTTCAGTATAGGGTTTCTCTCCCAGCTGCTCTTTTCCGCCCGACTTCTTGTCCAGTGGATCAGCTCAGAAAAGGCGGGACGTATTCTCTCCCCCCTGCTCTTCTGGCAACTCAGCATTCTCGCCTCATTCCTTATGATGGTCTATGGTATTCTCCGTAATGATCTTGCCATAATCACCGGCCAGGCCATCACCTACGGGGTCTATATCAGGAATCTCCATTACCATGGTTTCTGGAAAAATATTCCCACACCGGTCCGTTTTTTCGCCATCTGTTTTCCGATCCTTGCCATTGTCTGGTTGCTGAGCGGTGACAGCTATAATTTCCAGACCATTCTCTCCAACAACGATATCTCCCGACCGCTTATGATGTGGGGGGTGGCCAGCCAGTTTGTCTTCACCTTTCGCTTTGTCTTCCAGTGGATTTACACGGAAAGGAAAAAAGAATCACTGCTTCCTGTCGGATTCTGGGTTATCAGTTTCACTGGTTCCATCATGGTTCTTTCCTATGCAATCATCAGAAGAGACCCGGTTCTTTTTATCGGCCAGATCTTTGGTTTTGTCGTCTACAGCAGAAATATCATTCTCTGGGCAAAGGGGAAAAAACAGGCAATACACCGGAATGAAAAATAA
- a CDS encoding ArnT family glycosyltransferase: MEKTGKRSLTLYFIAALITYFSLHIVLRILVSDSLDYDEAEQALLGQWLLPGYTEQPPLYTWIQYGLFQLLGKSVLAVSLLKNSLLLLTYLFVFLSGRKLLNNDRAAIMAACSLLLVPQIAWESQRDMTHTTLVVCGAAAVLWTVLRLLENRSFFNTVLLGIFWGIGILAKANFFLFLLILFLTLLTFRRGRKLLFSKQFFFSFFIALCLSSLYLYWMYTHQDIVFSATGKFKQAVEMYQVKGVTSFFINTFLFLTPLWFIYLLFFPSGYLGKPAAKKKFSARFMLRYSLFFVLVLLTVVLLFKVSYVKDRWMQPLLFAAPLVFFTRFDVNTITRKQFNRFISVIILAAVAVYCAFSLRVLGAPMTHRYCRLNYPFKELASDIRKDGFTRGLIISNNRFLAGNMHFQFPDSQAVIPGYNFEKLVDSAVFSHAAVIWKINDTSPHVPKQLVSYLQKQFGINSIDYPVTVHEAPYKYSTDDRVRMGVLLFRLQ, from the coding sequence ATGGAAAAGACCGGGAAACGATCCTTAACTCTGTATTTTATTGCTGCGCTGATCACGTATTTTTCACTGCATATAGTTCTGCGGATCCTGGTTTCCGACTCCCTGGACTATGATGAGGCGGAGCAGGCCCTCCTCGGCCAATGGCTTCTGCCCGGCTACACAGAACAGCCACCTCTCTATACCTGGATACAGTACGGACTCTTCCAGCTGCTTGGTAAAAGTGTTCTGGCGGTCAGCCTGCTGAAAAACAGCCTGCTTCTTCTCACCTATCTCTTTGTCTTTCTCAGCGGCAGAAAACTGTTAAACAATGATCGAGCGGCCATAATGGCGGCCTGCTCTCTGCTCCTGGTCCCGCAGATCGCCTGGGAATCCCAACGGGACATGACACACACTACCCTGGTTGTATGTGGTGCTGCAGCAGTTTTATGGACAGTTTTGAGACTGCTGGAAAACAGGTCGTTTTTCAACACTGTTCTTTTGGGGATTTTCTGGGGTATCGGCATTCTTGCCAAGGCCAATTTTTTTCTCTTTCTCCTGATTCTCTTTCTCACCCTCCTGACTTTTCGCCGGGGAAGAAAGCTGCTGTTCTCAAAACAGTTCTTCTTCAGTTTCTTTATTGCTCTCTGCCTCAGCAGCCTCTACCTGTACTGGATGTATACCCACCAGGATATCGTTTTTTCTGCAACCGGTAAATTCAAACAGGCGGTTGAAATGTACCAGGTCAAAGGTGTCACAAGCTTTTTTATCAATACATTTCTTTTTCTCACACCTCTCTGGTTTATCTACCTGCTTTTCTTTCCCTCCGGTTACCTCGGAAAACCGGCAGCGAAGAAAAAATTCTCCGCGCGATTCATGCTTCGCTACAGCCTCTTTTTTGTGCTTGTCCTCCTCACCGTTGTTCTTTTGTTCAAAGTTTCCTATGTCAAGGACCGCTGGATGCAACCCCTTCTCTTTGCCGCGCCCCTGGTATTTTTTACACGCTTTGATGTCAATACAATCACCAGAAAACAGTTTAACCGGTTTATTAGTGTTATCATTCTCGCTGCAGTTGCCGTTTACTGTGCCTTTTCACTGCGCGTACTGGGCGCGCCGATGACCCATCGCTATTGCAGACTGAACTATCCCTTCAAAGAATTAGCAAGTGACATCCGCAAAGATGGTTTCACCAGAGGTCTGATAATCAGTAACAACCGTTTTCTTGCGGGCAATATGCATTTTCAGTTCCCCGACAGCCAGGCAGTTATCCCGGGATATAATTTTGAAAAACTGGTTGATTCAGCGGTATTCTCACACGCTGCAGTGATATGGAAAATTAATGACACCTCACCCCATGTCCCGAAACAACTCGTGTCATATCTCCAGAAACAGTTTGGCATCAACTCCATTGATTACCCTGTCACTGTCCATGAAGCACCCTATAAATATTCTACGGATGACAGGGTCAGGATGGGAGTATTGCTGTTCCGCCTGCAATGA